From the Romeriopsis navalis LEGE 11480 genome, the window GATCCAGCCATTCACTGGGAGATAAATAATCCCGATCGTCATGGCGGATAGGGAGATGGCTAGCGAGGTCCAGGCTTGCATGACCCAGGCACGGCTATGGATGGTTTGGGGCAGTTCTTTGCTCATTGGTTTAGTCCCTTCGGTTTAA encodes:
- a CDS encoding YiaA/YiaB family inner membrane protein, with protein sequence MSKELPQTIHSRAWVMQAWTSLAISLSAMTIGIIYLPVNGWI